GAAAAATACACAAGAAATTATTTGGGGCTTTTAACCTGGAACAAGCTGAAATCTTAGCAAAAACTAAacgtagtttttttaaaaattaagagtacccaattcttttatttcaattaaggcataatttagtgcggccaattcagctacccgcacatctttgggttgtgggggtgagacccacacagacacggggagaatgtgcaaactccacacggacagtgacccggggccaggaatgaatccgggccctcggcgccgtgaggcagcagtgctaaccacctcaccaccatgccgcccctagcaaaaaataaatttaacaaTACAATGTGCCTCTTTTCAGTGTGGCAATAATGGCGGACAACAGATTTGGAGTGGCAGGCAGCATGGTGAATCTGGCAGCAGCTAAAGAGCTGGAAAACCACTAACATAACATTACATTGCATTTCTCCCAATGGCGGTTCAGTATTCCCAGTGGCAGGTGGCATCAatgtcatttgcattcatttgcttCTCATGAATGCTTATTAAAACAGTTGTCTGCCGGTGTCCTGTCAAGTTTTCCGATCTTGCGTCCCTTCAGTGGGAAATCACATTGGTGTAAAACCCGATTGACAAAGGCTGTGTGTGCAAGATGGTCTTCAGTTCACCAGAGACTTTGAGGTGAATGCAACGCTGGCGTGGTGCTGTGCCGCTCCTGATGCGCTGTCCACCACTCTGCCGGGGCAGACCAGTCCCTGCCTCTATCTCCATGCCGAGCTAGACTTCATGGACTGCACCGTCCTACTGGACCCATGGACTCCCCAGTGTCACACGTTTGGTTCAGTTCTGTGCCTGGAATTGGCCAATACAAGGGTCTCcttcccccgccctcccaccgGTGCCACAGAGCAGTGTATCTGAACAGCACTGTTCTGTGGGGCTCATGTAGTCACCACATCAAAGGTCCGAGGTTTGACCAGGGGCggagtgagaggagaggaggggtgggggagggagttggttcTGGCAGCCTGAAAAAGACAAGGGGtgcagaggtggggtgagggcaaGGGCTCACAatggctggtggggtggggggtggggtggacaaGGAGAtggatgaagaagatgaacaatggaGGGCAGAAGGAAGATTGAGGGGAGAGAACCTGGACCCTGACAAGGCTGCATGACTAGCTCACAAACAAGGGGGCCTAATGGATACAAAATCATTTGCAGGAAGGGAATGCACAAAGACCCCAAATGCAGTGAGTAGAAGTTCAAGTAGGGCATGGGAGCCTCACAGGTGATGGGCTCAGGGGGTAAGGTCGATGAATTGAGGAgtaaataatcattattagtgtcacaagtaggtttacattaatactgcaacaaagttactgtgaaaaacccctagtcgccacattccagggtACACTATGGGAGCATTCCaagtgcccaattcacctaacagcacatctttcgggacttgtgggaggaaaccggagcacctggaggaaacccacgcagtcacgggagagaacgtgcagactccgcacagacagtgacccaagccaggaactgaacctggggccctggcgctgtgcagcaacagtactaaccgccCCACCAAATACACATCCTCCTGATGCTGCTGCCCTTTCCCTCTGGGTTGTTGACACCCTGTACGGTCCGGTAAAGACAGGtgtgctggagagagtgatatgagtcTTCTGGACGGGTTTTTAAATATGATGCCAGGACCTCGGAACCAGTCagctgagggtgggtgggtggacgaATCAGCTGCTGGGCAGCCATGAGAGTTGGAGGGGAACTCGCCTGTGAGTAATGAATGAGGTGGCAAGCGCAACATCTGGCATGGGCACCCGCCATTCTGGCCAGTGGGGCAGGCGCAGCCAGGGCGCGCACCTTGGCAGTCTTAAAATGGCAGAATTCCATCTATACTTTGTGCTCATTCACTTAGCAAGTATTGACTATTGACTGTGTACTCACTCTATTGGCAACTGTACTCACTCCATTGGCAACTGTACTCACTCCATTGGCAACTGTACTCACTCCATTGCCAACTGTACTCACTCCATTGGCAACTGTACTCACTCCATTGGCAACTGTACTCACTCCATTGGCAACTGTACTCACTCCATTGGCAACTGTACTCACTCCATTGGCAACTGTACTCACTCCATTGGCAACTGTACTCACTCCATTGGCAACTGTACTCACTCCATTGGCAACTGTACTCACTCCATTGGCAACTGTACTCACTCCATTGGCAACTGTACTCACTCCATTGGCAACTGTACTCACTCCATTGGCAACTGTACTCACTCCATTGGCAACTGTACTCACTCCATTGGCAACTGTACTCACTCCATTGGCAACTGTACTCACTCCATTGGCAACTGTACTCACTCCACTGGCAACTGTACTCACTCCACTGGCAACTGTACTCACTCCACTGGCAACTGTACTCACTCCATTGGCAACTGTACTCACTCTATTGGCAACTGTACTCACTCCATTGGCAACTGTACTCACTCCATTGGCAACTGTACTCACTCCACTGGCAACTGTACTCACTCCACTGGCAACTGTACTCACTCCACTGGCAACTGTACTCACTCCACTGGCAACTGTACTCACTCCATTGGCAACTGTACTCACTCTATTGGCAACTGTACTCACTCCATTGGCAACTGTACTCACTCCATTGGCAACTGTACTCACTCCATTGGCAACTGTACTCACTCTATTGGCAACTGTACTCACTCCATTGGCAACTGTACTCACTCCATTGGCAACTGTACTCAGTCCATTGGCAACTGTACTCACTCCATTGGCAACTGTACTCACTCCATTGGCAACTGTACTCACTCCATTGGCAACTGTACTCACTCCATTGGCAACTGTACTCACTCCATTGGCAACTGTACTCACTCCATTGGCAACTGTACTCACTCCATTGGCAACTGTGCTCACTCCACTGGCAACTGTACTCACTCCATTGGCAACTGTACTCACTCCACTGGCAACTGTACTCACTCCATTGGCAACTGTACTCACTCCATTGGCAACTGTACTCACTCCATTGGCAACTGTGCTCACTCCATTGGCAACTGTACTCACTCCACTGGCAACTGTACTCACTCCACTGGCAACTGTGCTCACTCCATTGGCAACTGTACTTACTCCACTGGCAACTGTACTCACTCCATTGGCAACTGTGCTCACTCCATTGGCAACTGTACTCACTCCACTGGCAACTGTACTCACTCCACTGGCAACTGTACTTACTCCACTGGCAACTGTACTCACTCCACTGGCAACTGTACTCACTCCACTGGCAACTGTGCTCACTCCATTGGCAACTGTACTCACTCCACTGGCAACTGTGTTCGCTCCACTGGCAACTGTACTCACTCCATTGGCAACTGTACTCACTCCACTGGCAACTGTGCTCACTCCATTGGCAACTGTACTCACTCAACTGGCAACTGTACTCACTCCACTGGCAACTGTACTCACTCAACTGGCAACTGTACTCACTCCACTGGCAACTGTACTCACTCCATTGGCAACTGTGCTCACTCCATTGGCAACTGTACTTACTCCACTGGCAACTGTGCTCACTCCAATTGCAACAGTACTCACTCCACTAGCAACTGTGCTCACTCCACTGGCAACTGTGCTCACTCCACTGGCAACTGTACTCACTCCACTGGCAACTGTAGTCACTCCATTGGCAACTGTACTCACTCCACTGGCAACTGTACTCACTCCACTGGCAACTGTGCTCACTCCATTGGCAACTGCACTCACTCCATTGGCAACTGTACTCACTCCACTGGCAACTGTACTCACTCCACTGGCAACTGTACTCACTCCATTGGCAACTGTACTCACTCCATTGGCAACTGTACTCACTCCACTGGCAACTGTACTCACTCCACTGGCAACTGTACTCACTCCATTGGCAACTGTACTCACTCCACTGGCAACTGTACTCAATCCACTGGCAACTGTACTCACTCCATTGGCAACTGTACTCACTCCATTGGCAACTGTACTCACTCCACTGGCAACTGTACTCACTCCATTGGCAACTGTACCCACTCCATTGGCTACTGTACTCACTCCATTGTCAACTGTACTCACTCCATTGGCAACTGTACTCACTCCACTGGCAACTGTACTCACTCCACTGGCAACTGTACTCACTCCATTGGCAACTGTACCCACTCCATTGGCTACTGTACTCACTCCATTGGCAACTGTACTCACTCCATTGGGAACTGTACTCACTCCATTGGCAACTGTACTCACTCCATTGGCAACTGTACTCACTCCACTGGCAACTGTACTCACTCCATTGGCAACTGTACTCACTCCATTGGCAACTGTACCCACTCCACTGGCAACTGTACTCACTCCATTGGTATTTGCTGTTATACTGTAATCACTTAAACAGTAACTTCAAAGATTCTGGCTTGATCAGCTAGATTCACACTTCACGCTTACAGGGATTTAGAGCTGTCCCCCTCATTTCTTCCTCTGACAAAACAGGAAAGCGATTGATAAACCGACTGCTTTGAACAGAAGCTTTTGCTTCCCTTCCTGTGGATCTGCGCCTGGCCTCGGTTTTAACACTGGCCCCGGATTTAAATCAGTGAGCACGCAGCACGCTGAAACCCACAAAGCTGTGTGCCCGCTTCCCCTGCGAGGCAGCACACTGCGGTATATCATCAGCGGAGCTCTCACACCATGAGATTGGGAAGTAGCTGACAACCTTCCTTGGCTTAAGAGGATAAAAAATTAAATTATCGAGGCAAAACCTGTTTGAAGAAAGGCAGAGGACAATGCAAGGGGCAAAGGGAGCTTAATTAAAAAGAGTATAAGGCTTACCTGGGTGGGCGAAGATGAACTACGCTCCCTTCATTAATGGCTGGTTTAGC
The DNA window shown above is from Scyliorhinus canicula chromosome 19, sScyCan1.1, whole genome shotgun sequence and carries:
- the LOC119954504 gene encoding autotransporter adhesin BpaC-like → MAHLQKDGTTSANVITIVTMDASDYSITANTNGVSTVASGVGTVANGVSTVANGVSTVASGVSTVANGVSTVANGVSTVPNGVSTVANGVSTVANGVGTVANGVSTVASGVSTVASGVSTVANGVSTVDNGVSTVANGVGTVANGVSTVASGVSTVANGVSTVANGVSTVASGLSTVASGVSTVANGVSTVASGVSTVASGVSTVANGVSTVANGVSTVASGVSTVASGVSTVANGVSAVANGVSTVASGVSTVASGVSTVANGVTTVASGVSTVASGVSTVASGVSTVASGVSTVAIGVSTVASGVSTVANGVSTVANGVIANGVSTVASGVSTVANGVSTVASGANTVASGVSTVANGVSTVASGVSTVASGVSTVASGVSTVASGVSTVASGVSTVANGVSTVANGVSTVASGVSTVANGVSTVASGVSTVASGVSTVANGVSTVANGVSTVANGVSTVANGVSTVASGVSTVANGVSTVASGVSTVANGVSTVANGVSTVANGVSTVANGVSTVANGVSTVANGVSTVANGVSTVANGLSTVANGVSTVANGVSTVANRVSTVANGVSTVANGVSTVANGVSTVANRVSTVANGVSTVASGVSTVASGVSTVASGVSTVASGVSTVANGVSTVANGVSTVANRVSTVANGVSTVASGVSTVASGVSTVASGVSTVANGVSTVANGVSTVANGVSTVANGVSTVANGVSTVANGVSTVANGVSTVANGVSTVANGVSTVANGVSTVANGVSTVANGVSTVANGVSTVANGVSTVANGVSTVANGVSTVGNGVSTVANGVSTVANGVSTVANRVSTQSIVNTC